The following DNA comes from Pseudobythopirellula maris.
CCGCCACGATGGCCGCCGCCAACTCCTCGGCGTTGTACCGCGACGGGGTGACGTCTGGCTCGAGGCCGTAGCGGCGCAACGCCTCGGCCGTCGCCGGCCCGACGGCCGCGATCGTGCAGCCGGCAAACACTCGGGCGTCGCGGCCGAGCGTTCGGCACCGCCCCATGAAGTGCTCCACACCGTTCTGGCTCGCGAACGCCACGGCGGTGAATGTTTGCAGTCGGGCGATCGCGTCGTCGACCGGACGCCAATCGTCGGGCGGGGCGATCTCGATCGCCGGCTCCAGGGCAACCCGCGCGCCCAGGTCGGCGAGTCGCCGGCAGAGAGCCCTCGATTGCTCACGCGGCCGAGTGACCAGCACCGTTTGACCGAACAACGGCCGGCCGGTGAACCAGTCGGCCGCCTGGCCGCGACGCCTAACGGCGCCAACGATCGCCACGAGCGGCGGGCGGATCGACTCGCGCTCGATCAGATCGGGCAGGCCGCCGAGCGTGGTGTCGTGGGTCGTTTGGTCGGCGTGCGAGCAGCGTCGCACGAGCAGCACCGGCGTGTCGGCCGGCTTGCCGTGGTCGATCAATGCGCGGCTCCAGCGGGGGGCGGTGGTCACCCCCATGTAAACAACCAGCGTGCCGGGGAAAGCGGCCAACGCGCCGAAGTCGAGCGATTCCTCCTCCGACTTGCCGGGGCGTTCGCTGCCCGTCACGAGCGCGACGCACGACGACTGCTCACGGTCGGTCACCGTAACGCCGGCGTACGCCCCGGCCGCCAGCGCGGTCGTGACGCCCGGCACGATCTCCAGCGGCGTTCCGGCAGCGGCGCAGGCGTCGATCTCCTCGGCCAGCCGGCCGAAAACGCTCGGGTCGCCTCCCTTGAGACGCACCACCCGCTTGCCGTCCAACGCGTCGGCGGTCATCCGGGCGTTGATCTCTTGCTGCGTCCAAATCTTGCCCACGCCGTGCCGACCGAGGCAGATCCGCTCGGCCCCTGTCGGGGCGAGGTCCACCAGCGCCGGGCTCGCCAAGTAGTCGTAGAGCACCACATCGGCCTCGGCGAGGCACTGGGCGCCGCGGATGGTCAGCAGGCCAGGGTCTCCCGGGCCGGCGCCGACTAGAAACACTTTTCCCGTGGTTTGATCCAAATGGGTAGTCGCTGCGTAGGGCGGGTGGCGTGATGAAACGGGGGACGCGGGGCTCGGCACTGGGGGAGAATGGCCCACGATCTGGCGCCAGTATTGCCGCAAACCGTTTTCAGCACGAGGGTTGTGTGTAGGTGAGGCCGTTCGATACTCGCTGGAGTCCGGCGGCGAGAGTGCTAAGATACAACATAGCGCCCCAGGGAGCGTTACCCTGCGCTTCTCCGAATCCTTCTCGATCTCCCCAATCGTCAGCCCATGGCCCCCGACCCGTTCATAAGCCCTGAAAGCGGATCGCAATCCGCAGAGGAAGCGCCGAACGGCTTGGTGGAACGGAGCACGCAAACCCCCGGCGTCGCGGGCGGCGGCAAGGATGTTTATGGCATCGGCTCGCTCCCCACGGCGGTTCAGCACCGGCTTGTGCAGGTGCAAGAGCACGCCAAACGGAGCTTCGAGAAGGGGGACCACGAGTACGCCCACGCCTTGTTCGCCCAATGCGTGGCCGAGGCGCCCTGCTCGCTCGTCTTCTTGCAGCACTTCCGAGCGAACCTCACCGCGCGCGCCAAGACGCAGAAGAAATCGAGCGGCTTCAGCTCGCTCCGGGGGATGAGCAGCGGCGGGCGCAGCGCGATCGCCAAGGCCGCCTCCAAGGGAGAATGGCTCGAGGCGTTCCGGCTGGGCTGCGAATCGCTGCGTAAGTCGATCGACGACACCGGCGCCCTGACGGCCTTGGCCGACGCCTGCGGCGAACTGGGCCACGTTGAATGTCAGCTCTATTACCTGCGATGGGCGCTCGACGTCGCGCCGGCCGACGACGAGGTCAATCGCCGGGCGGCCGCCGCGCTCGAGGCCAACGGCCACTTCGAGCAGGCGATCGGCTGCTGGCGCCGCGTTCTGCAGCGCAAGCCTCACGACGAGGAGGCGCGGAGAGCCGTGTCGCGGCTGAGCGTCGAGCAGACGATCGACGAGGGGGGCTACAATCCCCAGCTGCTCGGTCCGAACGGCGCCACCGGCGACATCGTTCCGCCGCGGGTCGCCTCTCGCGCCCGGCCCGGCGATCAACCCGCGGAAACCCCCGTCGAACGGCTCGACGAACCGACGCTGCGCGACGCGATCGACGCCGCCCCCACCGACCACGTCGCTTACCTCGACCTGGCGAACCTGTTCTACGCCGAGGGCCGGCTGCATGACGCCGAGCGGCTGCTCGCCCGCTGCCTCAAGCGGATGGAAGGGACCGAAGAGCAGCATCTCGTGGTCCGCGACCGGCTCGAGACGACCCACCTCGAACGCCTGCGGCGAGCCTTGGACGAGGCGAATCGCAAGAAGCAAACCGATCAGACCCGCGCGTCGACCGAGCTCGCCGCCGAGGCGCTCGAGGCCTTCAACCAAGCCGATCTCGAGGTCCACGCGGCTCGTGTGAAGCGGGAGCCCGGCAATCCACGCCGTCAGTACGAACTCGCCTTGAGGCTCAAGCGGGTGGGCAAACGCCGCGAAGCGATCACCGCCTTCCAGGCGGCCCGCGCCGACAAGAGTCGCGTAGCCGAGGTGCAGATCCACCTCGGCGAGTGCTTCCAGCACATCGAGCAGTTCAAGCTCGCCATGTCGAGCTACGAGGCCGCCATCCGGGCCTCGGAGAACGGTGATCCGGAGGTCCGCAAGCTCGGTCTGTTCCGGGCCGGGGTGCTGGCGATGGGCCTAAAAGACCTCGAAACCGCCGAAAAATGGCTCACCGAGCTCGCTGCGATCGATTTCTCGTACCGCAACGTGGGTGAACGACTGGACAAGATCGCCCAACTGCGTCATAAAAAGTGACTTCCCCAGACCCGATCAGCCGCCGCCCATGAGGGCCGTCGCCGCTAATCGGGCCCAGCGGGCCCCGAAAAGTCCCTTTATTCGCACGTCTTCCGACCGGTAACTCATGCCCAACTCCGCCAGCGCCAGCAAGCGTCTCCGCCAAAGCAAGGACCGCCGCGACCAGAACCGCAGCGTTCGCACCTCGGTCCGTCGTCAGATCAAGAAGGTCCGCGTTGCGGCCGCTGCTGGCGATGTGGAAACGGCCGAGACGGAGTTCCGTGTCGCTGCGAAGAAGCTCGACCAGGCCGCTGCCGGCAACGTGATTCACGCCAACGCCGCGGCGCGCACCAAGAGCCGCCTGTCGAAGGCGATCAAGGTCGCCAAGCAAGCGAAGTCGTAGCACCGCTGCTCGCTTCGCCTGTTCCCCAAGAACCCACGCTGGGATTTGGGGCACTCGCTGACCAATCCCCACCCGGTGTGCGTCAACCGCACTCGTTGGCTTGCGCGATCAGTGCGGCCTAGGCTAGAGCGGTTTGCTCATAGGTGTAGACGCTCGGCTCGCGATCGGCGTCATGGCTTCGTCAGCCTGCATCGACAATGCACCGCATTGCCTGCTTCGGCTTCCTCGCCACGCCGCCAATCGCTTCCCCGCTCGTCCACACCAATTCGAATACCGCTCTAACGGCGCCACGCGTCGTCGCCTACCAGACGATCCGCTTCGCGTCGAACACCGGCCCGTCGACGCACGTCCGCTTGTAGTCCCACTCGCCGTCCTCATCGACGACCCGTGCGACACAACTGAAGCAGACGCCCACGCCGCACGCCATCGGCGTTTCGAGCGACACGAGGCACGCGGCGTCACGCGTCGCGCAGAGGCCGGCGACAGCCTCCATCATCGGCTCGGGCCCGCAGCAGACGACCTGCAGCTTCTCGCCCGCGGCCGCCTCGTCGAGCGTTTGGGTGAGCAGGTCGGTCACGAGCCCGTGGTGGCCGATCGAGCCGTCGTCGCTGGCCACGCACAGATCGATCCCCGCCGAGCGAAAGTCGCTCTCGCCCGCCAGCAGGTCGCTGGTCCGCACGCCGTAGCAGAGCGTCACCCGAGCGGCCCGGGCCGCGTCGCGGCCGTAGCCCGCTTTGCCGAGCAGCTCCTTGCCGAGCGCCAGGAACGGCGTCTGGCCGATGCCGCCGGCCACAAAGATCGCGTGGTCCAGCGGCGCCTCGAGAGCGAACCCGTTGCCCAGCGGGCCCCAGATCTCGACCGTGTCGCCCGGCTGGCGGGAGGCCAATGCCGTGGTGAGTTTGCCGCCGACGACCCACACAAAGTCGAGCGCCACAGCGGCGCCCGAAGCGTCGCGAACCACGTCGTACATGGCGAACGGCCGGCCGAGCAGCGGATCGTTCTGGCCCGCCAGGCGGACCATCAAGAACTGTCCGGGAAAGATCCGCCCGACGACTTCCGGCGCCGCCACACGGGTGCGGTACGTGCCGCGGGCGATCTCGACGTTCTCAAGGATCTCGGCTTGCTCGAAAGCCGCACGGTCGGCGTAGTGGGCCGCGCTGAGCGGATGGGCGTCGCAGGCGTCGGCGGGGGGCGGGGTCATCGCTTGCGGCCCCCCTTGGCGGAGTTCTTGGCGTTCGACTTCTTCACGGCCTTCTTGCCCTTGGCTTTCTTGGCCGCCTCCTTCTTGGCGGCGGCTTTCTTGGCGGCCGCTCGCAGGCCGGCCGTCTTCTTGCCCGCCTTCTCGGCGAGCTGCTGCTTGGTGGGACCGACCTTCTTCTTGAACCCCGCCTTCTTGGGACGAGAAGTCTTCTTCTCTTCGGCGGGGGCGTCGTCTCCGCCGATCACGCGTGGGCCGGCGGCGGCCGAGCCGGGCCGCGGGGCGGCCTTCTTGGGGGCGGCGGCGGGCTTCTCGGCGGCGCTCTTTCGCTTGGGCGCCCTGCCCCGCCCCGCCTTGCGGCCCTCGTCTTCCTTGGACTCGGCCTTCTTGCCGCCGCGGTCCGAGCGGAGCGACTTGATCTCCTCGGGCGTCAGCTCGCGGTAAGCGCCCTTGGGCAACTGGCCGAGTTTCACGGCGCCCACCGCCACGCGGGTGAGCCGCTGCACCTTGTGCCCCACGCGGGCCAGCACCCGGCGGATCTCGCGGTTGCGGCCCTCGTCGAGGACCAGCTCGAGGATCGAGCCGTTCTTCTTGCGTCCCTTCACCTTGGCGTCGACAAAGTGCGCCTTGCCCTCGGCTAGGTACACGCCGCGCCGCAGCTCGGCGAGAGTCTCCTGCGTCGGCACGCCGGCGACCTGCACGTGGTACACCTTCTCCACCTCGTAGCGCGGGTGCGTGAGGCGGTTGGCGAGCTCGCCGTCGTTGGTCAGCAGGATCAGCCCCTCGCTCGCCATGTCGAGCCGGCCAACGTTGAACACCCGGCCGATCTCTGGCGGAAGCAGATCGGTCACCCGCGGGCGGCCCGACGGGTCGCGGGCCGTGCAGACGACTCCTTCGGGCTTGTTCAGGGCGAAGTAACGCTTGCGCGCCCGCGGCAAGGCCTCGCCGTCGAACATGATCTGCTGCTTGAACGGGTCGACCCTGGCGCCGAGCTCGCTGACAACCACGCCATCAACCGTGACGCGGCCCTCTTGGATGAACTCCTCGCACTCCCGACGGCTGGCGATCCCCGCGGCGGCGAGCACCTTCTGCAGCCGTTCGCCGTCCTCACGCGGCGGCTGGATCACCTTCGCGCGTTTCGGGGCGCCGCTGCGGGCTGTGGTCTTTGGCGCGCGGGGCTTGCCGGGGGCTGGTTTCTTCTTGCCTGGGCCGCCCCCTGCCCCGGGGCGGCGGGACGTTCCAGGTCGACGGGGGCGGGGAGGCATGGCGGGCTGTAGGGGATAGGGGCGGCTGAAGGCGACCCCCCAGTCTAAACGCCGCACGGCCCGTTTCCCAGCGGCGTGCAGGCCGGTTGCGGCCAATCTGCCCCTGCCGCTGGCTCTCAATTCCCCTGCCGCCGTCTTAGAGTGCGGGCACGGTCTGCCGCGGCTGCGACAGCATGCGTGGGCGTGTCGTCTCGGGCACGGGCTTCTGATACCCGGGCGGCCGTCCGCCGACGATCGGTTCCGCCACGTCATCCAATGGATACGGGTCGTGGAAGATCGCGTTGTAGCGCTGGCTCGCCAGATCGCCCGGGTGGAAGAGGTTCGGCATGCGGGTCGAGGGGCCGCAGCCGGCGCACACCACCACCAGCAGCGCCGCCCAGCGGGCGCCGTGCTTCAGCCGTTCGCGTTGGGGGAGTGGTCCGCACACGCCGCGGAGCATAGCGGCTGCGGGAGAATCGCCCAACGGCGAATCAGCCTTGCTGGCGGTGGGCTCGGAGTGGCCAAGAATACTTGAGAATGCTCGCGGCGATCGTTCCGCCAAATCGTTGTGACGAGCTTCGCCGTCGGATTGCCGACGAAAAACGCAGCCTGGCGGCGATAAAAGGCCATGAAGTCGTGAAGAACGCAGCGGCCGAGCGGTGGGCGGACCCCCTGCGGCGCCCAATTATCTTTGTAGCAGGCGTTTCACCTAATTTCGACAATCGCTTTTGGCCGCGCGCGCAGCAGCGATTCTTGGCCACTCGCCATTTTGCTGCAACTCAAACGCCGCTCACGGTTTAAGTCTTGGCGCAGCAGGCCGTACAGCGGGCCGGCTGCGTTCCGATTTTTCGAGGTGTGAGAATTGGCCACTCCATGCCTGGTCGCCGTGCCCGAGCCCGCCAGCCTGTTGCTCGCGCTTTGCGCGTTCGCCGGCGTGGGGCGCCGGCAGGCGACGCTTCGCTAGCTCCCCGCCGGCCGACGACCGGCGGAGCGATGAGGCAATGCGTCTCACGGCAGGCGGATGTCGAGCAACACGGCGCCGCTGGCGGACGAGAGCTTGGCCGGTGCGCGGGCGGCGGGCAGCAGCAGCGTGTTGCCCAAGACGAGCGGCTCGTCGAAGTCGCCGCACTCGAGGCGGGCCTCGCCGGCGATGACCGACACCAGGTGGAAGCGGTCGTCGTCCGGCAACTCGGCTTGGCCACGCTCGCCGAGCGTGAGCCGGTCGAGCAGGAACTTGTCGCACGCGACCAGGCGTTCGCGTCCGTCGCCCAGCGGCTCGGGGGTTTGCGGGTGGGCGGGGCCACGCTGGTAGTCGCTCACTTCGAGTGACTCTTCGATGTGCAGTGGGCGCGGCTGGCCGTCTTTGCCGACTCGGTTCCAGTCGAACAGCCGGAACGTGGTGTTGCTCGCCTGCTGGATCTCGGCGATCACGAGCCCCGCCCCCAAGGCGTGGACCGTGCCGGCCGGGATGAACACGCAGTCGCCGACCGCCGGCTCGACGACGTGCAGGCACTCATCGCAGCGGCCCGCGGCCGTCGCCTCGGCGAGGGCCGTGCGGTCGACGCCCGGCTTCAGGCCGGCGTAGATCTTGCCCCCCGGCTCGGCGGCCAACACGACCCACGCCTCGGTCTTGCCGAGGTCGGGCGGTGTGAGCCGGGCGCCTTGGGCGTCGTTCGGGTGGACCTGCACCGACAAGGTCTTTTGGGCGTCGAGGAACTTGAACAGCAGCGGGAACCGCGGCGGGGGCCCCTGCCCTTCGGTCAGCTCTTTGCCGTAGACCAGCCGGGCGTGCTCGCCCGAGGCGACCTCGCCCAGCGTTTTGCCCTTGAGCGGGCCGTTCTCGATGACGCTCTGGCCGTCGGGGTGGTCGACCACCTCCCAGCTCTCGGCGTAGTCGTCGTCGGCGCCGATCGGTTTGCCGAGCAACTCGCCCAGCCGCCGGCCTCCCCACAGGTATTGCTGGAGGATCGGTCGCAAGCGGAGCGGCGGAAGCGTTTGCATGGCGGGACCTCGTGTGAATCGCACGGATGCGTAGCGTGTGTGGCGGTGCGATTCGACGTCGATATGGCGAAAACAACGCTACGGCTAGCGGTAGTGCGATCTAAGGGGGCGGATAACTCGTGCGAGTGACTGGCGACTGGCGACTGGCGAGCCGGCGGGCGTAAGCCCCCGGAGCGGTTCGAGCGACGCAGCGGTTTGCGATTCGGGTCGTTTTCTACGGTTCAGAGCTGACGGATCCCAAGCTGTGGGGGGCGCCCCAGCAGCAGACGCATCGGGTTGGCGCTGCCAGCAACTCCGGGCGCTGACGCTTACGGCTCGCCCGGGCACGAGTTATTATCGGTTTATCGCTCCGAGGCTCTAGCCTGCCCCCTGCCCCGCCCTTGTCACGCCTCTTGAGAAGCCGCTCGCCTTGAAAAGCCTGCCCTCCGAGGACCCGTTCGATCACACGAAGATGTCCTTCGGCGAGCACCTGGAGGAGCTGCGCTCGGCGCTCGGCAAGGCGTTGCTGGCGTTGATCGTGGGTTTCCTCATCGGACTGGTGTTCGCCGGGCCGCTGATCCGGTTCGTGCAATCGCCGCTGGAGGAGGGGCTGCGAGACCTGCGGGTCAAGCAGAAGCTGCGTCGCTACAGCGAGGCGATCGAGGCGCGCCGCGACGCGGGCGAGCCGGTCCCCGAGATGTCCGACGAGCAGATGCGCGACTACGCCGACCACGGCCTGCTGCCCGACAGCGGCCGGGTCGAGCTGCAGGAGCTGGTCGAGGCGCTCAAGCGGCTGGGGATCGACGTGCCCACTCCCCCGGCGGCGGACGCCGGACCGGTCTTTGTGCCGTTCGCGCTGTGGAAGCCGATCAAAGACGACCCCGGCATGCGGACCATCGGCACCGGCGCGCCCGACGCGTTCACGGTCTACGTGAAGGCGGCGCTGGTGATCGGCGCCGTCATCTCCAGCCCGGCGATCTTTTACTTCCTGTGGTCGTTCGTGGCGGCGGGGCTCTTCCCGCACGAGCGGCGTTACATCCACGTGTTCATGCCGATGAGCATCGTGCTGTTCCTGCTCGGGGCGGCGGTGGCGTTCTTCCTGGTGTTCCGCTACGTGCTGGAGTTCTTGTTCTACTTCTACGACGTGATGGACATCGACCCGACGCTGAGGATCAGCGAGTGGCTCAGCTTCGTGCTGATCTTGCCCGTGGGCTTCGGCGTGAGCTTCCAGATGCCGCTGGTGATGCTGTTCCTCGACCGCGTGGGGATCGTGTCGCCCGGCTTCTACCTGCGGCACTGGCGTCTGGCGGTGCTGATCATCGCCGTGCTGTCGATGATGCTCACACCGGCCGACCCGTGGAGCATGCTGATCCTGGCCGGCTTCCTGACGCCGCTCTACTTCGGCGGGATCTTGCTGTGCAAGTACCTGCCCGCCTTTGGGCGTCGAAGCGAGTAGGCAACGCCCTTCCGGGGCGCTGCGGACGCTGTAGGGAACGCCCTCTATGACGTTCCGAGCGCCCTGTAGGGAACGCCCTCTGCGGCGTTCCGAGCCCCGGCGGGAGAGATTGTACCCGGCGCCGGAACGCCACGGAGGGCGTTCCCTACAGGGGATTGCGGTGGTTGCTCAACGCGAGCGTCAGGCGTAGCCGAAGCGCTCGGCGTAGGCGCCCCAGCGCTCGCGGACCAGGCGCTCGACCGCGTCGGGCACCTCGTAGCGGTTGGTGCGGTAGCCGCTCGTCTCGCCGAGGTAAGCGTCGAGGTTCGGCTCGAACGCGTCGAAGCCGCCAAGATCGAGGCCGTCGTAAACAGCGCGCAGCTCGCGTTTGGGGTCCTCGACCAGCCGCTCGTAGGTGGTCTCGACCAGCCGGCCCTCGGGTATCAGGCCGATGTCCTCGCCGTACGCGTCGTACATCTCCGCGAGGTTGTCCAGGACGAGCGGCTCGATCCAGTCGTACTGCGGCAGCGGGCGGTGGACCCCCTGCACGTCGCAGAGCGACCGCCACAGCCGCACGGTCGAGGGGAACAGCAGCCGCGGGTCGCGGGCGATGTGGACGAAGCGGGCGTCGGGGAACGCCTCGAGCAACGCCTTGATGCGCGCCGTGTGCGGCGGCGACTTGAGCACCATCCGGCCGTGGCGCTTCACGGCGATAGTTTTAACGAAACGCTGCAGCGCGGCGATCCAGCGTTGCCGGTCGCTCGCCGAGACGCCCCGCAGGGTGAGCCAATCGCGGTCGACCGGCCCGTTCTTGGGGAACGCCCAGGTGCGATAGGGCGAGGGCAGCCCCATGCTGCAGAGGGCGAACTCGTCCTCCTGGGGGCGCTCCCAGCCGGTCGCCACGTTGTCCATCGGCCGCGTCTTGGGCAGCAGCCACGGGGTGAGCCGCGTGAACCAGTCTTCGCTCACCAGGAAGTGGTGCGGGCAGAAGCACTCGTACGTGGTGGGGTAGGTGTGCCGCGGGTCGCGGATCAGCAACTCGTGCAGCATCGTCGTGCCGCTGCGCCAATGGCCCAGCACGAACAGCGGCGGGGCGTCGAGCCTCACCGACCTGATCCGCGAGGCGTTGAGCGCCGACTGGGCGGCGCCGCCGGCCACGTGGAACACGCCCGCGCCTAAGATCGTGGCGGTGGTGAAGACCCCCCGCGGCGACAGCGCGAAGCGGTTCTTGACCAGCATCTGAGTCCAGTCCGCCGGCTTCATGCCGTGCCAAAAGCGCGGCGTGATCAAGCCGTACTCGTGCGGCGCCTCGGCGCCGTAGCCTTGCCGTTTGGCGGGCGGCGAGGCTTCCCCCGAGGGGGGCTGCGGAGCGGGGGCGTCGGTCTGGGGGGGCGCCTGCGGTGGTTCGTTCGCGGTCGACATCATGCCATGCGAAAGGGGGCGGAGCGGGGACTCTCATGCTAACGCACCCGCCCGACTTAGGGCAGCCTGAACCGACGGGCCGCTCGCCACCGGCTTGGGAGACCCAAGAAAGCGCGCTCCCCGTCGTCCTATGACCGGCGTTACGGCAGGTGGGTGAAGTCGGGCGCCGTTGCCTCCGCTAGCGTCGCGGCTCGCCGCCGCTTGTCGGACTGGGCCCACTTGCGGTTGACGGCCCACAAGGACGCGATCGCTAGCACGGCCATCCCCCCCATCACAGCGCCGGCAAACGAGCCGGTAGCGGCGGGGGCGGCGAGCGGGATCGGCGCTGCGCCGATGAGCAGCGGGGCGAACTGCCGACGGTCTTCCACGCCCCCATCGGCGGGTCGGCGGGTGCGATAAGCCCACTGCTTAAGAAGGAACCCCGGCATTCGCACCGGCTGATTGATCCGTTCGCCGAGCGGAAAACCGGCCGGCAGCCGCGGCACGCAGAACACCACCGGCAGGTTCTGCGAGTCGGGGGCGTAGAGCTCGAGCTCGTAGTAATGGTCGACGCCCCAGCGGGCGGCCGCCTCGGGGCAAGCGACCCGCACCGCCCGCCGCACGGCGCCCTCGAGCAGGATCAGCTCGCCGCGGAGCGACGCGATCGCGCCGTAGAGAGGCGCCACCGAGTAGCGACCCTCGTCGCCGAGTCGCGAAACCTCGGCGGCCAGCTTGCGGCCGCGCGGCGTCGGCTGGGCGGACCGCTTCTGCTCTATGCGTTTGACGTAAGCCGGAAGGCCTTCGGCGGCGAGACGCGATAGTTGGGCGGCGTCGGTTTTTTGCATCGCGGCGAGGGTGGCGTAGAAGGCGTCGCTCTCGGCGGCGGTGAGACGCGACTTGTCGGTCAGGCCGTCGTACAGGCCGAAATCGACGCCCAGCGAGCCGAGCATCGCCACGCCAAGCCGCCGGCTGCCGGCCGCCTCGTCGGGCTCCCACACGAGGCGCGCCGCGGCGTAGACCGGCCGGCTGTCGCCCGC
Coding sequences within:
- a CDS encoding sulfotransferase family protein is translated as MSTANEPPQAPPQTDAPAPQPPSGEASPPAKRQGYGAEAPHEYGLITPRFWHGMKPADWTQMLVKNRFALSPRGVFTTATILGAGVFHVAGGAAQSALNASRIRSVRLDAPPLFVLGHWRSGTTMLHELLIRDPRHTYPTTYECFCPHHFLVSEDWFTRLTPWLLPKTRPMDNVATGWERPQEDEFALCSMGLPSPYRTWAFPKNGPVDRDWLTLRGVSASDRQRWIAALQRFVKTIAVKRHGRMVLKSPPHTARIKALLEAFPDARFVHIARDPRLLFPSTVRLWRSLCDVQGVHRPLPQYDWIEPLVLDNLAEMYDAYGEDIGLIPEGRLVETTYERLVEDPKRELRAVYDGLDLGGFDAFEPNLDAYLGETSGYRTNRYEVPDAVERLVRERWGAYAERFGYA
- the tatC gene encoding twin-arginine translocase subunit TatC; the protein is MKSLPSEDPFDHTKMSFGEHLEELRSALGKALLALIVGFLIGLVFAGPLIRFVQSPLEEGLRDLRVKQKLRRYSEAIEARRDAGEPVPEMSDEQMRDYADHGLLPDSGRVELQELVEALKRLGIDVPTPPAADAGPVFVPFALWKPIKDDPGMRTIGTGAPDAFTVYVKAALVIGAVISSPAIFYFLWSFVAAGLFPHERRYIHVFMPMSIVLFLLGAAVAFFLVFRYVLEFLFYFYDVMDIDPTLRISEWLSFVLILPVGFGVSFQMPLVMLFLDRVGIVSPGFYLRHWRLAVLIIAVLSMMLTPADPWSMLILAGFLTPLYFGGILLCKYLPAFGRRSE
- a CDS encoding dihydroorotate dehydrogenase electron transfer subunit — protein: MTPPPADACDAHPLSAAHYADRAAFEQAEILENVEIARGTYRTRVAAPEVVGRIFPGQFLMVRLAGQNDPLLGRPFAMYDVVRDASGAAVALDFVWVVGGKLTTALASRQPGDTVEIWGPLGNGFALEAPLDHAIFVAGGIGQTPFLALGKELLGKAGYGRDAARAARVTLCYGVRTSDLLAGESDFRSAGIDLCVASDDGSIGHHGLVTDLLTQTLDEAAAGEKLQVVCCGPEPMMEAVAGLCATRDAACLVSLETPMACGVGVCFSCVARVVDEDGEWDYKRTCVDGPVFDAKRIVW
- a CDS encoding type I phosphomannose isomerase catalytic subunit, with amino-acid sequence MQTLPPLRLRPILQQYLWGGRRLGELLGKPIGADDDYAESWEVVDHPDGQSVIENGPLKGKTLGEVASGEHARLVYGKELTEGQGPPPRFPLLFKFLDAQKTLSVQVHPNDAQGARLTPPDLGKTEAWVVLAAEPGGKIYAGLKPGVDRTALAEATAAGRCDECLHVVEPAVGDCVFIPAGTVHALGAGLVIAEIQQASNTTFRLFDWNRVGKDGQPRPLHIEESLEVSDYQRGPAHPQTPEPLGDGRERLVACDKFLLDRLTLGERGQAELPDDDRFHLVSVIAGEARLECGDFDEPLVLGNTLLLPAARAPAKLSSASGAVLLDIRLP
- the cobA gene encoding uroporphyrinogen-III C-methyltransferase translates to MFLVGAGPGDPGLLTIRGAQCLAEADVVLYDYLASPALVDLAPTGAERICLGRHGVGKIWTQQEINARMTADALDGKRVVRLKGGDPSVFGRLAEEIDACAAAGTPLEIVPGVTTALAAGAYAGVTVTDREQSSCVALVTGSERPGKSEEESLDFGALAAFPGTLVVYMGVTTAPRWSRALIDHGKPADTPVLLVRRCSHADQTTHDTTLGGLPDLIERESIRPPLVAIVGAVRRRGQAADWFTGRPLFGQTVLVTRPREQSRALCRRLADLGARVALEPAIEIAPPDDWRPVDDAIARLQTFTAVAFASQNGVEHFMGRCRTLGRDARVFAGCTIAAVGPATAEALRRYGLEPDVTPSRYNAEELAAAIVAAAVAGCDTGDALGAKALLVQANRSRATLAEELSSAGVRVESVIAYQSRDAGPASEETIASLRSGEIGWVTLTSPASAVSVVRRYGDALKGARLVAISPLTAAAAADHGAPADAIAQEATAEGIVRAILQATPPAAS
- a CDS encoding tetratricopeptide repeat protein → MERSTQTPGVAGGGKDVYGIGSLPTAVQHRLVQVQEHAKRSFEKGDHEYAHALFAQCVAEAPCSLVFLQHFRANLTARAKTQKKSSGFSSLRGMSSGGRSAIAKAASKGEWLEAFRLGCESLRKSIDDTGALTALADACGELGHVECQLYYLRWALDVAPADDEVNRRAAAALEANGHFEQAIGCWRRVLQRKPHDEEARRAVSRLSVEQTIDEGGYNPQLLGPNGATGDIVPPRVASRARPGDQPAETPVERLDEPTLRDAIDAAPTDHVAYLDLANLFYAEGRLHDAERLLARCLKRMEGTEEQHLVVRDRLETTHLERLRRALDEANRKKQTDQTRASTELAAEALEAFNQADLEVHAARVKREPGNPRRQYELALRLKRVGKRREAITAFQAARADKSRVAEVQIHLGECFQHIEQFKLAMSSYEAAIRASENGDPEVRKLGLFRAGVLAMGLKDLETAEKWLTELAAIDFSYRNVGERLDKIAQLRHKK
- a CDS encoding pseudouridine synthase, which gives rise to MIQPPREDGERLQKVLAAAGIASRRECEEFIQEGRVTVDGVVVSELGARVDPFKQQIMFDGEALPRARKRYFALNKPEGVVCTARDPSGRPRVTDLLPPEIGRVFNVGRLDMASEGLILLTNDGELANRLTHPRYEVEKVYHVQVAGVPTQETLAELRRGVYLAEGKAHFVDAKVKGRKKNGSILELVLDEGRNREIRRVLARVGHKVQRLTRVAVGAVKLGQLPKGAYRELTPEEIKSLRSDRGGKKAESKEDEGRKAGRGRAPKRKSAAEKPAAAPKKAAPRPGSAAAGPRVIGGDDAPAEEKKTSRPKKAGFKKKVGPTKQQLAEKAGKKTAGLRAAAKKAAAKKEAAKKAKGKKAVKKSNAKNSAKGGRKR
- the rpsT gene encoding 30S ribosomal protein S20, which codes for MPNSASASKRLRQSKDRRDQNRSVRTSVRRQIKKVRVAAAAGDVETAETEFRVAAKKLDQAAAGNVIHANAAARTKSRLSKAIKVAKQAKS